One Pseudomonadota bacterium genomic region harbors:
- a CDS encoding methyltransferase domain-containing protein yields MEQHHREFAGSIPENYERYFVPLIFADYASLLAEALQAPEGSDVLETACGTGIVTRNIADKLGPKSRLIATDLNEPMIVEAQKAMGAASNVAFRQADATVLPFESGSFDAVVCQFGVMFFPDRMRGYREAARVLTPGGRYLFNVWDSLDNNLFAKTIHDAVGRLYPDDPPKFLELPYGYCDLRLIVKELQEAGFSKVDVYWEGEDEDGEGNGEWETVQTAECDPSWIAYLIAEK; encoded by the coding sequence ATGGAGCAGCACCATCGCGAATTTGCCGGGTCAATCCCGGAAAACTATGAGCGCTACTTTGTTCCCCTCATCTTTGCCGATTATGCATCCCTGCTCGCCGAAGCCCTCCAAGCGCCGGAAGGATCGGACGTACTGGAAACAGCTTGCGGCACCGGCATCGTCACGCGGAACATAGCCGATAAGCTCGGTCCCAAGTCACGGCTCATTGCCACCGATCTCAATGAACCGATGATCGTGGAGGCGCAGAAGGCCATGGGCGCTGCGTCCAACGTCGCGTTCCGGCAAGCCGACGCGACCGTTTTGCCGTTTGAGTCGGGTTCATTCGATGCCGTTGTTTGTCAGTTCGGGGTCATGTTCTTCCCCGATCGAATGAGGGGCTATCGAGAGGCTGCCCGAGTTCTCACCCCCGGCGGGCGATATTTGTTCAATGTCTGGGACTCCTTGGACAACAACCTCTTTGCCAAGACAATCCACGACGCCGTGGGCCGGCTATATCCTGACGACCCGCCAAAGTTCCTGGAATTGCCATATGGATATTGCGATCTCCGATTGATCGTGAAGGAACTCCAAGAAGCCGGTTTTTCCAAAGTCGACGTGTACTGGGAAGGCGAAGACGAAGACGGCGAAGGCAACGGCGAATGGGAAACCGTCCAAACCGCCGAATGCGACCCGTCCTGGATCGCCTACCTGATCGCGGAAAAATAG